caaacacacccaaGTCAATCTTGGGCACAAATCAAGAATATATGGAGTTAGTTTTGCGTTAATTAAATCGTTAATCACCCCACCACACACAGAATGTAGGCGCAGGGATAATTGAACAACACTGCAAGTGGGATTGTTGAACAACGAGAGTGGAAACATTAAGCATAACACTACACTGCTTAATTaagtacaataataattaatacacaTGAGAAAACATGATTGAAATTAAGCTGCTGTCTTCATCTTATGCTATCGCCACATCCATGATCTCATCTTTTTAGCACCACTCTTGTCTTCCGAACTTTGACTTACCTGAGCAATGGAAAAGAGCAAAACTGTAAGAGATGAGGTTGAGGAATTCGAGTGAAGAAAAGAGTGCATATATTACACATACATCATAGGAAGTTGTAGGTGTGGAAAGAGCATCTCTTGTGGTGCAGGAAGAAGTCGAAGCCGAAGCCAAAGAGGGCGGTAAAGACAAAGGCACAACTTGGTTTTCACtatcatcgtcatcatcaaGAGCAagatcaccattttcctcatcctcatcatcaCCGTCTCGTGCGCGGCCATTGACGCAGGCCTCACAGACAGAGACAGTGGGGCCGAGTTTGGGGCCGGAGCCGGTCCATGGGGTTGGAGACTGGCAGGCGTGGCAGAGGAGAGTTCGTGTGTGTTTGGCCACAATAAAGTTTGCTGTGTGAACCCTCAAATCGCAACCCCAGCACAGCGTTGCTTCATCGGATTCACAGTACATTCTTGCGACCTTGTTGCACAGCTCGCATTTCTTCATTTCTTCTTCTATTCAAAATACTGGGAATTTCACTCCCTTTTTTATACTTCTACTTCCCTCCTTTCCCGGCTCAAACAGAGGACATTGAATGCTAGTAAAACAGTGGATGGCAAGTTGCCTATATTGATTTATTGGGCTTCTTCTTATATGGGATGTGGTATAGCAAGTTGTTTTGTGCGTGTGTGGGGATTTCAAGGGCTGAATATTTCAAGACACAGTTGCCCCACATTCTTTGC
The genomic region above belongs to Salvia miltiorrhiza cultivar Shanhuang (shh) chromosome 5, IMPLAD_Smil_shh, whole genome shotgun sequence and contains:
- the LOC130985623 gene encoding zinc finger protein CONSTANS-like, whose amino-acid sequence is MKKCELCNKVARMYCESDEATLCWGCDLRVHTANFIVAKHTRTLLCHACQSPTPWTGSGPKLGPTVSVCEACVNGRARDGDDEDEENGDLALDDDDDSENQVVPLSLPPSLASASTSSCTTRDALSTPTTSYDVSQSSEDKSGAKKMRSWMWR